Sequence from the uncultured Draconibacterium sp. genome:
TGCTGGTCTATTCCGTATTGTTGATCACCCATCAACGATTCGCCGCTGAGTTTTAGTAGAATGCGTTTGTATTTTGCCATGATTATTTGCGTTTTTTTAGCTGCACAAATATAGCACAACCTTTATTAAAACAGGAAATGGTTGAAGAGTTAATTGATTCTAAACTCCCGATGCACTTAGCGATTGGGATTCGTTCAACTAACATATTTCAATGCAAGAGGTTTTGAAAATCTGAGTTTCATAAATAAAAAAGCCACTTGCGTTTTGCAAATGGCTTCAAAAAACTCTGTGCTGTCTAATCAATTACCCTTCGCAGTGGTAATTAAATACTCATAAAAAAACTGCTTTTCTGAACAGCTGCGAAAATTGCGCTTTTTACATGCCGAAAACATGACAAAAATCAATCTTCATCAACTGCAAAATCCAAGCGATTTACTGCTTTTAAGTGAATGAGGAGAAAATAAACGAAACCCTAATTGAAATTGTTAGGAGAATAAAAAATGATAGTGTTTTATGTTTTTCCCTTGCAGATTGTAACTTATTAAAAAGATCTAAAATATATTCAATTATTTCTATCAAACACCGTTTTTTAATAGGTGCGACCAATCGATTTCATACTAAATAATCTCTATGCCCTGATCTTTACATAGTTCCACCGACATCTCGCTTAGTTTGTATTTTTGGATCTTTCCGCTGGCGGTCATCGGGAATTCATCAACAAAAAAGATGTATTTCGGAATTTTAAACCGGGCAATATTTCCGCGGCAAAAATCGATGATCTCTTCGTCACTGAGTGTTTCTCCTTTTTTCAGTTTAATAAAGGCCCCAACAGCTTCGCCATATTTTTGGCTTGGCACACCTGCAACTTCAACCGCCTCAATTTGCGGCAAACGATACAGGTAATTTTCAATCTCGCGCGGGTAGATATTTTCGCCTCCACGCACGATCATATCTTTTATGCGGCCGGTAATTTTATAAAATCCATCTTCTGTCTTTACAGCCAGATCGCCCGAGTGCAACCACCCTTCCTTATCGATAACCTTTGCAGTTTCTTCAGGATTGTTGTAGTAGCCTTTCATTACATTATAACCCCGGCAGCAGATTTCACCCTGGTCGCCCGGCTTACATTCTTCGCCCGTTTCAGGATCCACAATCTTCACCTCAACATTCGGGAATTCAAAACCAACTGTGGTAGCCCGAACTTCAACCGAATTATGTGTACGCGTAGCCGTCATTCCCGGTGAACTTTCGGTTAAGCCATACACAATAATAATGTCTTTCATGTTCATTTTATCCATCACCTGGCGCATGGTTTCGATGGGGCAAAGTGCGCCCGCCATAATTCCTGTGCGTAACGACGACAGATCGAACATATCGAACATCGGATGATTCAACTCGGCAATAAACATGGTTGGTACACCGTAAAGCGCCGTACATTTTTCTTTTTGTACAGAAGCCAGTACCAGCAAAGGATCAAAATCCTCGGTGAATACCATTGTAGCTCCGTGGGTAACAATGGAACATACGGCCAGCACACAACCAAAACAGTGGAATAGTGGAACACAAACCAACAATCGATCGTCTTCGGTATATTTCATACACTCGCCGGTTGCAAATCCGTTGTTCAGAATATTGTGATGCGAAAGCATTACACCTTTTGGGAAACCTGTTGTTCCCGATGTGAATTGCATATTCACCACATCGTGGCAGTTGAGCGCTATCTTTACGCTTTCCAGTTCCAGATCATCGATGTGGCTTCCCAGCAACATCAGCTCATCGGTATTGTACATTCCCCGATGTTTCTGCTGACCGATAAATCCTACATTTTTAAGCTGCGGGAATTTTTCTGATTTCAGTTTACCGCGTGGTTGTGTTTTTAGCTCGGGTACCAGCTCGAATACCATTTTCACATAGTCGCTGTCGCGGTATCCATCAACAATAAAAAGCGAATTAATATCGGCATTTTTCAGAATATATTCCAGTTCCGCTAATTTGTAATTGGTATTAACCGTTACCAGAATTGCCCCTATTTTGGCAGTGGCAAACATCAGCGTGGTCCAGTCGGGAACATTTTTTGCCCACACACCTACTTTATCTCCCGGTTTTATACCGATAAAAAGCAGCCCTTTTGCCAGTCGGTCTACGCGTTCGTTAAACTGCTTATAAGAAAACCGCAGGTTACGATCGGGATAAACAATAAAATCTTTATCTGGTGTTTCGAAGGCCCATTTTTCAAGTATATTTCCTAAGGTATAATCAAGTAGCTGCATGAATACGTTTTTAAATTATACGGGTGTGTAAACTACCGCAAGAATTTTTGCAGCCTGATCGCCGGCTGCGTGAATATTGTGGGCAACAACCGAATCGAGATAAATGGTATCGCCTTGTTGTAAGAGGTAAACTTCTTTTCCGTAATTGATCTCAATACTTCCTTCAAGCACATATATAAACTCTTCGCCTTCGTGCGACGACAATTTATAATCCGACTCTTCCGCAGGTTCAATTTCAACCAA
This genomic interval carries:
- a CDS encoding AMP-binding protein, with translation MQLLDYTLGNILEKWAFETPDKDFIVYPDRNLRFSYKQFNERVDRLAKGLLFIGIKPGDKVGVWAKNVPDWTTLMFATAKIGAILVTVNTNYKLAELEYILKNADINSLFIVDGYRDSDYVKMVFELVPELKTQPRGKLKSEKFPQLKNVGFIGQQKHRGMYNTDELMLLGSHIDDLELESVKIALNCHDVVNMQFTSGTTGFPKGVMLSHHNILNNGFATGECMKYTEDDRLLVCVPLFHCFGCVLAVCSIVTHGATMVFTEDFDPLLVLASVQKEKCTALYGVPTMFIAELNHPMFDMFDLSSLRTGIMAGALCPIETMRQVMDKMNMKDIIIVYGLTESSPGMTATRTHNSVEVRATTVGFEFPNVEVKIVDPETGEECKPGDQGEICCRGYNVMKGYYNNPEETAKVIDKEGWLHSGDLAVKTEDGFYKITGRIKDMIVRGGENIYPREIENYLYRLPQIEAVEVAGVPSQKYGEAVGAFIKLKKGETLSDEEIIDFCRGNIARFKIPKYIFFVDEFPMTASGKIQKYKLSEMSVELCKDQGIEII